From the genome of Apteryx mantelli isolate bAptMan1 chromosome 12, bAptMan1.hap1, whole genome shotgun sequence:
tcagaaccAGGAATAGTATTgaacaacaaaggaaaaaaaacaaaaccaaaacaaacccagAAGATATTGCATGTCATTTTCAGAAGTGCAACTAGGGTACAATGTAGCTCTCCACAATATTAAAAGATTCTGCAACCAAGAGCTGCTCCGTGATGGGAGGAAGAGTGGAGCCACGGCAGAAGATGGCagctcccgctcccggcggcagcgGGCGCCTGACCTTGCAACGCTCTCCGAGGGGATCCGTCGCCGCACCCGCCACCCACCCCGCCAGCGGGACCCACGGCTACAGGGCCAGAGGGTCCACTGGTGCCCACCAAGCAGGAGGAGTGCAGGTAGGTGACTTTGCAGGGAGGTACCCCAAAATAAAAGAGACCTCGAAATGAAAAGATCGGAGCTCCCTTACAGTAGGTGATGCACTAGCTTTACCAGGAACAAAACCAAGACCGACAGTCACTTCTCATCGACTGAGAAACTTCTCCTTTTCACATTattcagccccctgccctccccaccgCAGTGCGGCCGGGATGGCATTGCCGGGGGTGCACGGTGGCAGCAAGTCCGACCGCCGTGCCGGAGGGGCTCAGGGGGCCCCTGCGCAGCCCCCGGggctggcagcagggagaggcGGCTGGGGGTGCCCGTGTCCGGCAACGCCAGCACAAGCCTCCGCCGCTACCAGCGGCTCCGCGCCGGCCTCCGACCGTCCGGCTCGAGGGATGCCACCAACAGCCAGGCTGCTCCAAAACCGCCTCTTCCAGGGGGGTGAGGAGCCCGGGGGAGGGTGGGAGATGCAAGCAGGGCCTGGTCTCAGCCACGCTCCCCCGGGCTCCCCGCTGCGGCATGGGGGCTAGCGGAGGGCCGGCGGGGCGCagccggggctggcctccggcccgggggggcaggagggggaccccggccccgggtgcggcgggagggccggggggggggggggtgggcagcGCTCACTTCTTGGAGCTCTGCGTCTTCTTGGGCAGCAGCACAGCCTGGATGTTGGGCAGCACGCCGCCCTGGGCGATGGTCACGCCGCCCAGCAGCTTGTTGAGCTCCTCGTCGTTGCGGATGGCGAGCTGCAGGTGCCGCGGGATGATGCGCGTCTTCTTGTTGTCGCGGGCAGCGTTGCCCGCCAGCTCCAGGATCTCGGCCGAGAGGTACTCCAGCACCGCCGCCAGGTACACCGGcgccccggcgcccacccgctcCGCGTAGTTGCCCTTGCGCAGCAGCCGGTGCACCCGGCCCACCGGGAACTGCAGCCCGGCCCGCGACGAGCGCGACTTGGCCTTGGCCCGCGCCTTGCCGCCGGACTTCCCGCGGCCCGACATGGCCGGCAGGCAGCGGGCACTCGCCGCCGCCCAGGAGCGCCCAGCACAGCCGGTCCCGGCGCCTGCGGAGAGACACAACGCCGTTACACCGCGGCAGCGGGCCGggcgccccctcccgccccgccgccccgcgccgcccttaccgctgccaccgccgccgctccgccctgcgcgccgcccgccgccgcactgccacggccgccgccgccgcgccgcggatatcgctgcccgccccgccgcccgccgctccccattggcggcggccgcggcgagcGCGGCGCCCATTGGCCGCCGCGCCGATCCCTGATTTGCATAGGGCTCGCAGCGCCCCTgctccgccgcggcggcggggcggccgcccggggcaGCGCCCGGCAGGGCGCGGCCGCctcctcggcccggcccggcccggccccccctccccgccgagcgtcgcctccccgcggcgggcggtCGCCGCTGCCGCGCCTGGCCGGGCGGGCCGAGCCGCAGCCCGGCGCCCCTCCGCCGCGACGCCCAGGAAGAGCCGAGGTGCCGCGCGGTGAGGGCGCCGGGGCGAAGCCGGGGCTCCCAGGCCACAGCCCGGGGGCAGGAGGTCGCTCGCCTcctccgcg
Proteins encoded in this window:
- the LOC136993227 gene encoding histone H2A — its product is MSGRGKSGGKARAKAKSRSSRAGLQFPVGRVHRLLRKGNYAERVGAGAPVYLAAVLEYLSAEILELAGNAARDNKKTRIIPRHLQLAIRNDEELNKLLGGVTIAQGGVLPNIQAVLLPKKTQSSKKTSILYNSKESALYLLENAELVILERTVQTQYLIKLVQY